Proteins encoded together in one Bradyrhizobium sp. PSBB068 window:
- a CDS encoding response regulator, whose protein sequence is MYRIDFNKLRFLICDDNPHMRRILRTLLHSFGAREVYEAEDGATALEMYTHYVPDIVITDWSMPIFDGLELAQMIRQPESKGNPYAPIIMLTGHSEKRRVTVARDAGVTEFLAKPISAKGLYQRIMNVVANPRPFIKTKTYFGPDRRRNTTNTYIGPERRGSGEVEVLQQPSLLDKARSTI, encoded by the coding sequence ATGTATCGCATCGATTTCAACAAGCTGCGATTTCTGATTTGCGACGACAATCCGCACATGCGCCGCATCCTGCGGACACTGCTGCATTCGTTCGGCGCGCGCGAGGTGTATGAGGCCGAGGACGGCGCCACCGCGCTCGAGATGTACACGCACTATGTGCCCGACATCGTCATCACCGACTGGTCGATGCCGATCTTCGACGGGCTCGAGCTCGCGCAGATGATCCGGCAGCCGGAATCCAAGGGAAATCCCTACGCGCCGATCATCATGCTGACCGGGCATTCCGAGAAGCGCCGCGTCACGGTGGCGCGCGATGCCGGGGTCACCGAATTCCTGGCCAAGCCGATCTCGGCCAAGGGGCTCTACCAGCGCATCATGAACGTGGTCGCCAACCCGCGCCCGTTCATCAAGACCAAGACCTATTTCGGGCCCGACCGCCGCCGCAACACCACCAACACCTATATCGGCCCCGAGCGCCGCGGCAGCGGCGAGGTCGAGGTGCTGCAACAGCCGTCGCTGCTCGATAAGGCGCGCTCGACCATCTAG
- a CDS encoding DUF2336 domain-containing protein — translation MIVRQFISWIRTAPAGERAEATRALARAWLISDLTEDDRIVAEGALLMLLDDPSPLVRQAMAEVFAYSAEAPAAIVQALAADQPAIALPVLEHSPLLIDADLVDIVATGCDEMQCAIARRVNLPASIAAAIAEVGSAAAALELIENPYAGLAPFSWDRIVERHGHLAAIRESMLALEDLPSATRLALVAKLSDTLAQFVVARNWLGADRADRIAGEAKERSTVNIAARAFGDDMQNLITHLRATGQLTAGLILRALLSGNLDLFGAALAELSGLPYGRVSALLNDRGGNGLQALLRRAGLPESTYAAFRVALEASHEVGYVDSGDGAARLHRRMVERVLTHCETDHSAAEPLLILLRRFATESAREDARMFCEELAAEDALAVLPSDDDLIAA, via the coding sequence ATGATCGTTCGGCAGTTCATTAGTTGGATTAGAACCGCTCCGGCAGGCGAGCGGGCAGAGGCGACGCGGGCGTTGGCCCGGGCCTGGCTCATTTCGGATCTCACCGAGGACGATCGCATCGTAGCCGAGGGCGCGCTGCTGATGCTGCTCGACGATCCGTCGCCGCTGGTGCGGCAGGCGATGGCCGAGGTGTTCGCATATAGCGCGGAGGCGCCTGCTGCGATCGTGCAGGCGTTGGCGGCCGACCAGCCGGCGATCGCGCTGCCGGTGCTGGAGCATTCACCGCTCCTGATCGATGCCGATCTCGTCGACATCGTCGCGACCGGCTGCGACGAGATGCAGTGCGCGATCGCGCGCCGCGTCAATCTTCCGGCCTCCATCGCTGCCGCGATCGCCGAGGTCGGCTCGGCAGCGGCTGCGCTCGAGCTGATCGAGAATCCCTATGCCGGCCTTGCGCCGTTCTCCTGGGACCGCATCGTCGAGCGCCACGGCCATCTTGCGGCGATCAGGGAATCGATGCTGGCGCTGGAGGACCTGCCGTCGGCGACGCGGCTGGCGCTGGTCGCAAAGCTTTCCGATACGCTGGCGCAGTTCGTCGTGGCACGAAACTGGCTCGGCGCCGACCGCGCCGACCGGATCGCCGGCGAGGCGAAAGAACGTTCAACGGTGAACATCGCCGCGCGGGCCTTTGGCGACGACATGCAGAACCTGATCACGCATCTGCGCGCCACCGGCCAGCTCACTGCCGGGCTGATCCTGCGCGCGCTGCTGTCGGGCAATCTCGACCTGTTCGGGGCGGCGCTCGCCGAATTGTCCGGGCTGCCCTATGGCCGCGTCTCCGCGCTGCTGAACGACCGCGGCGGCAACGGCCTGCAGGCGCTGCTGCGGCGTGCGGGCCTGCCGGAATCGACCTACGCGGCGTTCCGCGTCGCGCTCGAGGCCAGCCACGAGGTCGGCTATGTCGACAGCGGCGACGGCGCGGCGCGGCTGCATCGCCGCATGGTCGAGCGGGTGCTGACCCATTGCGAGACCGACCATTCGGCGGCCGAGCCGCTCTTGATCCTGCTGCGTCGCTTTGCGACCGAATCGGCCCGCGAGGATGCCCGCATGTTCTGCGAGGAACTCGCCGCCGAAGACGCGCTCGCGGTGCTGCCCAGCGACGACGATCTCATCGCGGCCTGA
- a CDS encoding peptidase S10: MANSFATRLAAALLVACLATAARADDETPQPSPSPSAQAPSGQKGRAGRGEGASPGANAAGSGSTPEQHRLPPDSTTKQSVALPGRTLNFSATAGSIRVFDDKGEALADVAYTSYQLDGAEKASRPVTFLFNGGPGSASAWLQFGNVGPWRLPFDGDGAVSSASPELQPNADTWLDFTDLVFIDPVGTGYSRFVTTSEEARKRFFTVDGDASSIALVIRRWLEKYDRLTSPKFVTGESYGGIRGPKVVRNLQMQQGVGPRGLILISPVLDFRDYTGSSLLQYVASLPTMAAVARQAKGPVTRENLADVEAYARGDFLLDLVKGQADTEATTRLADKVAGLTGIDQAVSRRLAGRFDIGEFRREFDRKNGKVTGRYDASVEGFDPYPDSSYFRFNDPSGDPLMAPLTSAAVDLTTRRLNWRPDGSYQLLSENVNKAWEFGHGINPTESVTQLRQMLALDPKLKLLIGHGLFDLATPYFASKIILDQLPAFAGPSRTKLVVYPGGHMFYSRDSSRQAFRKEVEALVK; encoded by the coding sequence ATGGCTAACAGTTTTGCGACACGGCTCGCGGCAGCGCTGCTGGTGGCCTGCCTTGCAACCGCGGCGCGGGCCGACGACGAGACCCCTCAGCCATCGCCGTCGCCGAGCGCGCAGGCGCCAAGCGGCCAGAAGGGGCGGGCAGGGCGTGGCGAAGGGGCCAGTCCAGGCGCCAACGCCGCCGGCAGTGGATCGACGCCCGAGCAACATCGGCTGCCGCCGGACTCCACCACAAAGCAATCGGTCGCGCTGCCCGGCCGCACGCTGAACTTCAGCGCGACCGCGGGCTCGATCCGCGTGTTCGACGACAAGGGCGAGGCGCTCGCCGACGTCGCCTACACCTCCTACCAGCTCGACGGCGCCGAGAAGGCGAGCCGTCCGGTGACCTTCCTGTTCAACGGCGGCCCGGGCTCTGCGTCGGCCTGGCTGCAATTCGGCAATGTCGGGCCGTGGCGGCTGCCGTTCGATGGTGACGGCGCAGTGTCCTCGGCCTCGCCGGAGTTGCAGCCAAATGCCGACACCTGGCTCGACTTCACCGATCTCGTCTTCATCGATCCGGTCGGCACCGGCTACAGCCGCTTCGTCACGACATCGGAGGAGGCGCGCAAACGTTTCTTCACGGTCGACGGCGACGCCAGTTCGATCGCGCTGGTGATCCGCCGCTGGCTCGAGAAATACGACCGGCTGACCTCGCCGAAATTTGTCACCGGCGAAAGCTATGGCGGCATCCGCGGGCCGAAGGTGGTGCGCAATCTGCAGATGCAGCAGGGCGTCGGCCCGCGCGGCCTGATCCTGATCTCGCCGGTGCTCGATTTCCGCGACTATACCGGCTCAAGCCTCCTGCAATATGTCGCAAGCCTGCCGACCATGGCGGCGGTGGCGCGGCAGGCCAAGGGGCCGGTGACCCGCGAGAATCTCGCCGACGTCGAGGCCTACGCGCGCGGCGACTTCCTGCTCGACCTCGTCAAGGGCCAGGCCGACACCGAAGCCACCACGCGGCTCGCCGACAAGGTGGCCGGCCTGACCGGCATCGATCAAGCGGTGAGCCGCAGGCTCGCCGGCCGCTTCGACATCGGCGAATTCCGCCGTGAGTTCGACCGCAAGAACGGCAAGGTGACCGGCCGCTACGACGCCTCGGTCGAGGGCTTCGATCCCTATCCGGACTCCAGCTACTTCCGCTTCAACGATCCCTCCGGCGATCCCCTGATGGCGCCGCTGACCAGCGCTGCCGTCGATCTCACCACGCGCAGACTGAACTGGCGGCCGGACGGCTCCTATCAATTGCTCAGCGAGAACGTGAACAAGGCCTGGGAGTTCGGTCACGGCATCAATCCAACGGAGTCGGTGACGCAGCTGCGCCAGATGCTGGCGCTCGATCCCAAGCTGAAACTCCTGATCGGCCACGGCCTGTTCGACCTCGCGACGCCGTACTTCGCCTCCAAGATCATCCTCGACCAGCTGCCGGCCTTTGCGGGTCCGAGCCGCACCAAGCTCGTGGTCTATCCGGGTGGACACATGTTCTACTCCCGCGACAGCTCGCGCCAAGCGTTCCGCAAGGAGGTCGAGGCGCTGGTGAAGTGA
- a CDS encoding NAD kinase: MASPKRYDKIAFVASASAEAQTALEQLTAMYGNHLPADADVVVALGGDGLMLQTLHANMRSNKPIYGMHRGTVGFLMNEYSTHDLRTRLSAARESLINPLLMRATDIHGAVHLHHAINEVALFRQTYQVAKLRILIDEHERMAELMADGILVATPAGSTAYNLSAQGPILPINAALLALTPISAFRPRRWRGALLPNSAFVVIEVIEGEKRPVAAVADHDEVRDVRRVEVLSDKTIAMRMLFDPGHSLEERILREQFGY; this comes from the coding sequence ATGGCTAGCCCCAAGCGGTATGACAAGATCGCCTTTGTCGCCAGCGCGAGTGCGGAAGCACAGACCGCGCTTGAGCAGCTGACCGCGATGTACGGCAACCATCTCCCTGCCGATGCCGACGTCGTGGTTGCGCTCGGCGGCGACGGCCTGATGCTGCAAACGCTGCACGCCAACATGCGCAGCAACAAGCCGATCTACGGCATGCACCGCGGCACCGTCGGCTTCCTGATGAACGAATATTCTACGCATGATCTGCGCACCCGGCTTTCCGCCGCGCGGGAGTCGCTGATCAATCCGCTCCTGATGCGCGCGACCGACATCCACGGCGCCGTGCATCTGCATCACGCCATCAACGAGGTGGCGCTGTTCCGGCAGACCTACCAGGTCGCCAAGCTGCGCATCCTGATCGACGAGCACGAGCGGATGGCGGAGCTGATGGCCGACGGCATCCTGGTGGCGACGCCGGCCGGATCGACCGCCTACAACCTTTCCGCCCAGGGCCCGATCCTGCCGATCAACGCGGCGCTGCTGGCGCTGACCCCGATCAGCGCGTTCCGGCCACGGCGCTGGCGCGGCGCGCTGCTGCCGAATTCCGCCTTCGTGGTGATCGAGGTGATCGAGGGCGAGAAGCGCCCGGTCGCCGCGGTCGCCGACCATGACGAGGTCCGCGACGTCCGCCGCGTCGAGGTGCTCTCCGACAAGACCATCGCGATGCGGATGCTGTTCGACCCCGGCCATTCGCTGGAGGAGCGCATCCTGCGCGAGCAGTTCGGCTACTGA
- a CDS encoding LysR family transcriptional regulator: protein MDRLTSMSVFARVADLGSFTAAAKELRISPTMIGKHIRFLEDRLGSQLINRSTRRQGLTELGRNYLDHCKHLLVEAEAGDALVEEALSAPRGRLRVATSVAFGSYSLAPALVRFMNKYPEVSVDLILSDKMVDLLEEGLDAAIRVGTLTDSTMMSRSLSPYTGVVCAAPSYLAERGTPTHPRDLAAHECLRYPGWSDAQRWSFLGPEGEVQVDVTSRLFINSAFGIRYAALAGAGIVLMRDELLAEDIAAGRLQVLLPNYTTQARARQILWPRNRKMTPKLRALIDFIVETYG, encoded by the coding sequence ATGGATCGACTGACCAGCATGTCCGTGTTCGCCCGCGTCGCCGATCTCGGCTCCTTCACCGCGGCAGCCAAGGAGCTGCGGATATCGCCGACCATGATCGGCAAGCATATCCGCTTTCTGGAGGACCGGCTCGGCTCGCAATTGATCAACCGCTCGACGCGGCGACAGGGCCTCACCGAACTCGGCCGCAACTATCTCGATCACTGCAAGCACCTTTTGGTCGAGGCCGAGGCTGGCGATGCGCTGGTCGAGGAAGCCTTGAGCGCGCCGCGCGGCAGGCTGCGCGTGGCGACATCGGTTGCCTTCGGTTCCTACAGCCTCGCTCCGGCGCTGGTTCGTTTCATGAACAAGTACCCGGAAGTGTCGGTCGACCTCATCCTCAGTGACAAGATGGTCGACCTGCTCGAAGAAGGGCTGGATGCCGCGATCCGGGTCGGCACGCTGACCGACTCCACGATGATGTCGCGCTCGCTGTCGCCCTACACCGGCGTGGTTTGCGCTGCGCCGAGCTATCTCGCCGAACGCGGCACGCCGACCCACCCAAGGGACCTCGCCGCTCATGAATGCCTACGCTATCCCGGCTGGTCGGACGCGCAACGATGGAGCTTCCTCGGACCGGAAGGCGAAGTGCAAGTCGATGTCACAAGCCGCCTCTTCATCAACAGCGCGTTCGGCATCCGCTATGCGGCCCTCGCCGGCGCCGGCATCGTGCTGATGCGCGACGAACTGCTCGCCGAGGACATCGCCGCGGGCCGGCTCCAGGTCCTGCTGCCGAACTACACGACGCAAGCCCGCGCGCGTCAGATCCTGTGGCCGAGGAACCGCAAGATGACCCCGAAGCTGCGCGCCCTGATCGACTTCATCGTGGAGACCTATGGCTAA
- a CDS encoding Hpt domain-containing protein gives MAKDKPGTIEVKSFGTHHVITQPNPLRKMLLRVPESDLDDPVGRAEKALAGLSGEFKEWMTIEADRLSAAHATVLREGFNDKTREELFRAAHDIKGDAATFGYPSAAAAAESLCRIIEHAPDLAAVPDQLIAHHINAVQAIVRNRTKLDTAVVAGVLSKQLRGIADEFLTHANRDRPEHLEAILAPSIVPGE, from the coding sequence ATGGCGAAAGACAAACCCGGGACGATCGAGGTCAAGAGCTTCGGCACGCACCACGTCATCACGCAGCCGAATCCGCTGCGCAAGATGCTGCTGCGCGTCCCCGAGAGCGATCTCGACGATCCCGTCGGCCGTGCCGAGAAGGCGCTCGCCGGACTGTCGGGCGAGTTCAAGGAGTGGATGACGATCGAGGCCGACCGCCTCTCCGCCGCGCATGCCACCGTGCTGCGCGAGGGCTTCAACGACAAGACCCGCGAAGAGCTGTTCCGCGCCGCGCACGACATCAAGGGCGACGCCGCAACCTTCGGCTATCCGTCGGCAGCCGCAGCAGCAGAGAGCCTGTGCCGCATCATCGAGCACGCGCCCGATCTCGCCGCGGTGCCTGACCAGCTGATTGCCCATCACATCAACGCCGTGCAGGCGATCGTGCGCAACCGCACCAAGCTCGACACCGCGGTCGTCGCCGGCGTGCTCAGCAAGCAGCTCCGCGGCATCGCCGATGAGTTCCTGACCCACGCCAATCGCGACCGCCCCGAGCATCTCGAGGCCATCCTCGCGCCGAGCATCGTGCCGGGCGAATAG
- a CDS encoding lytic transglycosylase domain-containing protein, whose product MAVDLFNATASAGVDASRLKVAGSIKQAAATTGTSFEYLLTTAKMESNFNPRAGATTSSAHGLYQFIDQTWLGTVKEAGSQLGYGQYANAITKNSDGSYSVSDPSARNAVMNLRDDPDAASSMAAALTQSNSFKLTGTLGRRPTDAELYMAHFMGVGGAGKLILSAEDSPSANAAAMFPKAAAANQSIFYDKSGSARSVSQVYSVLTTRYAAAANSKDTRTAFAAAGGDTMSPYAMASAAPTQAVSMDTASYLSTFPNASAASSAGATSTVASAQPAPAFRSLYQGGDRPQPISPAVQELWGNSSALTTSATPKVRAPGRLDLFSDPNGTYSNS is encoded by the coding sequence ATGGCGGTCGACCTCTTCAATGCGACGGCTTCGGCAGGTGTCGATGCTTCGCGCCTGAAGGTCGCCGGCTCGATCAAGCAGGCGGCGGCCACCACCGGTACGAGCTTCGAATATCTGCTCACCACCGCGAAGATGGAATCCAACTTCAATCCGCGGGCCGGCGCCACGACCTCGTCGGCGCATGGACTCTATCAATTCATCGACCAGACCTGGCTCGGCACCGTCAAGGAGGCGGGAAGCCAGCTCGGCTACGGTCAATATGCCAATGCCATCACCAAGAACTCCGACGGCAGCTATTCGGTCAGCGACCCCTCGGCACGCAACGCGGTCATGAATTTGCGCGACGACCCCGATGCGGCGTCGTCGATGGCGGCGGCTCTGACGCAATCCAACAGCTTCAAGCTCACCGGCACGCTCGGCCGTCGTCCGACCGACGCCGAGCTCTATATGGCGCATTTCATGGGCGTCGGCGGTGCCGGCAAGCTGATCTTGAGCGCCGAGGATAGTCCGAGCGCCAATGCGGCCGCGATGTTTCCGAAGGCGGCAGCGGCGAACCAGTCGATCTTCTACGACAAGTCGGGCAGCGCGCGCAGCGTCAGCCAGGTCTATTCGGTGCTGACCACGCGCTACGCCGCGGCGGCGAATTCGAAGGACACGCGCACCGCCTTTGCTGCGGCGGGCGGCGACACCATGAGCCCCTACGCGATGGCAAGCGCCGCGCCGACGCAAGCGGTGTCGATGGACACTGCGTCGTATCTCTCGACGTTCCCGAACGCCAGTGCGGCCTCGTCAGCCGGTGCGACCTCGACCGTGGCATCGGCGCAGCCGGCGCCGGCCTTCCGCTCGCTCTACCAGGGCGGGGACCGTCCGCAACCGATCTCGCCGGCCGTACAGGAGTTGTGGGGCAACTCCTCTGCGTTGACCACGTCGGCGACGCCGAAGGTCCGCGCGCCCGGGCGGCTTGATCTGTTCAGCGATCCGAACGGCACCTACAGCAACAGCTAG
- a CDS encoding xanthine dehydrogenase family protein molybdopterin-binding subunit: MTLMDNLSERAADLSRRNFLRASAIAGGGLLLSVNLPFAGRESEAAAAAGDFAPNAFVRIGGDGKVVLTMPYVEMGQGTYTSIPMLIAEELEIGLNQVQLEHAPPSDKLYANPLLGVQATGNSNAMRGAWQPMRKAGATAKAMLVAAAAKRWNVEPATCRAENGEVHHAASGRKLGYGELAADAAQMPVPENVTLKSPAEFKLIGTAAKRLDTPSKVNGTAVYGIDARPPGVKVATLAQSPVFGGRVKRVDDAAAKAVNGVRQIVTLDDAVAVVADHMGAAKKGLAALTIEWDEGPHAKLATADIARELEAATTKPGAVAQNIGDADNALAGAATKVEATYQLPFLAHATMEPMNCTVHVRPDGCEIWVGNQALSRVQAVTAKLLNLPPEKVVVHNHLLGGGFGRRLEVDGVIRAVQIARQVDAPLKLVWTREEDIQHDMYRPYWCDRISVGLDASGKPIAWNNRFAGSSVIARWAPPAFRNGLDPDTTEGAIDLVYDIPNFHVEYVRVEPPGIPTAFWRSVGPSHNVFVTESMIDEMAAAAKQDPVEYRKALLGKSPRAKAALELAAAKAGWGGKLPAGRGRGVSLQFVFGSYLALIAEVEVAKDGSVRVHRVVCAMDCGTVVNPDTVQAQLQSGINFGVTAALYGEITLKDGRVEQTNFDSYQMLRIDQAPAIEVHIVPSTEPPGGMGETGTSGIVPAISNAIFAATGKRLRKMPVDPAVLKQA, from the coding sequence ATGACGCTGATGGACAATCTGTCTGAACGCGCCGCCGATCTGTCGCGACGCAACTTCCTCCGCGCCAGCGCAATCGCAGGCGGCGGCCTGCTGCTCAGCGTGAACCTGCCGTTCGCCGGCCGCGAGAGCGAGGCCGCGGCGGCGGCCGGCGACTTCGCGCCGAATGCCTTCGTCCGGATTGGTGGCGACGGCAAGGTCGTGCTGACCATGCCCTACGTCGAAATGGGGCAGGGCACCTACACCTCGATTCCGATGCTGATCGCCGAGGAGCTCGAGATCGGCCTGAATCAGGTGCAGCTCGAGCATGCGCCGCCGAGCGACAAGCTCTATGCCAACCCGCTGCTCGGCGTGCAGGCGACCGGAAATTCGAATGCGATGCGCGGTGCATGGCAGCCGATGCGAAAAGCCGGCGCCACAGCGAAGGCGATGCTGGTCGCAGCTGCGGCGAAGCGCTGGAACGTCGAGCCCGCCACATGCCGCGCCGAGAACGGCGAGGTGCATCACGCGGCCTCCGGACGCAAGCTGGGCTACGGTGAGCTCGCGGCCGATGCGGCGCAGATGCCGGTGCCGGAGAATGTGACGCTGAAGAGCCCGGCCGAGTTCAAGCTGATCGGCACGGCGGCCAAGCGGCTCGATACGCCGTCGAAGGTCAACGGCACGGCGGTCTACGGCATCGACGCGCGGCCGCCCGGGGTGAAGGTCGCGACGCTGGCGCAGTCGCCGGTGTTCGGCGGCCGGGTGAAGCGCGTGGACGATGCGGCGGCAAAGGCCGTCAACGGCGTGCGCCAGATCGTCACACTTGATGACGCGGTCGCCGTGGTGGCCGATCACATGGGCGCGGCGAAGAAAGGTCTCGCGGCGCTCACGATCGAGTGGGACGAGGGGCCGCACGCCAAGCTTGCCACCGCAGATATCGCGCGCGAGCTCGAAGCCGCCACCACCAAGCCGGGCGCGGTCGCGCAGAATATCGGCGACGCCGACAACGCGCTGGCGGGTGCGGCGACGAAAGTGGAGGCGACCTATCAGCTGCCGTTCCTCGCCCATGCCACGATGGAGCCGATGAACTGCACCGTGCATGTGCGCCCCGATGGTTGCGAGATCTGGGTCGGCAACCAGGCGCTTTCGCGTGTGCAGGCGGTGACCGCGAAGCTGCTGAACCTGCCGCCGGAGAAGGTGGTGGTGCACAATCATTTACTCGGCGGCGGCTTTGGCCGCAGGCTCGAGGTCGATGGCGTGATCCGCGCCGTGCAGATCGCCAGGCAGGTCGATGCGCCGCTCAAGTTGGTGTGGACCCGCGAGGAGGACATTCAGCACGACATGTACCGGCCGTATTGGTGCGACCGGATCTCGGTCGGGCTCGATGCATCCGGCAAGCCGATCGCCTGGAACAATCGCTTCGCCGGCTCTTCTGTGATCGCGCGCTGGGCGCCGCCGGCGTTCCGCAACGGTCTTGATCCCGACACGACGGAAGGCGCGATCGATCTCGTCTACGACATCCCGAACTTCCACGTCGAATATGTCCGGGTCGAACCACCCGGTATCCCGACCGCGTTCTGGCGCAGCGTCGGTCCCTCGCACAACGTGTTCGTCACCGAAAGCATGATCGACGAGATGGCGGCGGCCGCGAAGCAGGACCCGGTCGAGTATCGCAAGGCATTGCTTGGCAAGTCGCCGCGCGCCAAGGCGGCGCTGGAACTCGCTGCGGCCAAGGCCGGCTGGGGCGGCAAGCTGCCTGCGGGGCGCGGACGCGGCGTCTCCCTGCAGTTCGTGTTCGGCAGCTACCTTGCACTGATTGCCGAGGTCGAGGTTGCAAAGGATGGCTCAGTCCGCGTCCACCGCGTGGTCTGCGCCATGGACTGCGGCACCGTGGTCAATCCCGACACGGTGCAGGCGCAGCTGCAGAGCGGCATCAATTTCGGCGTCACCGCCGCGCTCTATGGCGAGATCACGCTGAAGGACGGTCGCGTCGAGCAGACCAATTTCGACAGCTACCAGATGCTGCGGATCGATCAGGCTCCGGCGATCGAGGTCCATATCGTGCCGAGCACCGAGCCGCCCGGCGGCATGGGCGAGACCGGGACATCGGGCATCGTGCCCGCGATCAGCAACGCGATCTTCGCGGCGACCGGTAAGCGGTTGCGGAAGATGCCCGTCGATCCGGCGGTGTTAAAGCAGGCGTGA
- the hisI gene encoding phosphoribosyl-AMP cyclohydrolase, whose protein sequence is MSASTHDHDREEGLDFRPKFDATGLVTCVATDVATGDVLMVAHMNDEALRKTIATGEGWYFSRSRNALWRKGESSGQTQRVVEIRMDCDQDAVWLKVEQIGAACHTGRRSCFYRAVKGEGGAVSLSFVDAERLFDPAQVYRK, encoded by the coding sequence GTGTCCGCATCGACCCACGATCACGACCGCGAAGAGGGGCTCGACTTCCGGCCCAAATTCGACGCGACCGGTCTTGTGACCTGCGTCGCGACCGATGTCGCGACCGGCGACGTGCTGATGGTCGCGCACATGAACGACGAAGCGCTGCGCAAGACGATCGCGACCGGCGAGGGCTGGTACTTCAGCCGCTCGCGCAATGCGCTGTGGCGCAAAGGCGAGAGCTCGGGCCAGACCCAGCGCGTGGTCGAGATCCGGATGGATTGCGATCAAGACGCCGTGTGGCTCAAGGTCGAGCAGATCGGCGCCGCCTGCCATACCGGACGGCGCTCCTGCTTCTATCGCGCGGTGAAGGGCGAGGGCGGAGCCGTCAGCCTGTCCTTCGTCGATGCCGAGCGCCTGTTCGATCCGGCGCAGGTCTACCGTAAATAG
- a CDS encoding (2Fe-2S)-binding protein — MPFQITINGTSHSVDADGDTPLLWVLRDVLGMTGTKFGCGMALCGACTVHLDDAAVRSCITTIDSIGDSKITTIEAVGGTAAGKKIQDAWLAHEVPQCGYCQSGQIMSAAALLASKPKPTDADIDDAMSGNICRCGTYVRIRDAIKQAAQSGG; from the coding sequence ATGCCCTTCCAGATCACGATCAATGGGACCAGTCATTCGGTCGACGCCGACGGCGATACGCCGTTGTTGTGGGTGCTGCGCGACGTGCTCGGCATGACCGGCACCAAGTTCGGCTGCGGCATGGCGCTGTGCGGCGCCTGCACGGTGCATCTTGACGACGCCGCGGTGCGCTCCTGCATCACGACGATCGACAGCATCGGCGATTCCAAGATCACGACCATCGAGGCGGTCGGCGGGACTGCGGCGGGCAAGAAGATCCAGGACGCCTGGCTCGCGCATGAGGTGCCGCAATGCGGCTACTGCCAGTCCGGGCAGATCATGTCGGCGGCAGCCTTGCTCGCGAGCAAGCCGAAGCCGACCGACGCCGATATCGATGATGCGATGTCGGGCAACATCTGCCGCTGCGGGACCTACGTCCGCATCCGCGACGCCATCAAGCAAGCCGCGCAGTCGGGAGGTTGA